A window from Sphingopyxis alaskensis RB2256 encodes these proteins:
- a CDS encoding radical SAM/SPASM domain-containing protein, with the protein MSVAAIETATAGIDGDTAERLATTLRPEEDAVAVLLLTRARALLSLLRTGASVPLEAAPTDGLPADVRQALRAKPALRPAGCDGAAALAALGETQRRLRTRLASAEARAFDQLIHLGAAPASGLAMVPAAALGLTDPAFAAAEPADRAAPPTGLGSLVLIAKLTRHCNLRCTYCTDWREGPGNRMTAATQALMVRRVAEDRSVATARFIWHGGEPSLLGVRRMLGFLWLQARLRRPGQDFTNSIQTNAAALPDPVVALWRLFDFKVSVSLDGPRAIHDRQRRTARGSASFDAVIDGIARLREAGVFAGVLIVVTPEVAACPVEKLVGELVDAGIHAAGFLPVRPDAGTGEGPYLPPAAFADFLIRLFDLLRTRPDLRFDVREIDALHAAWQRQATGFCELNGPCLGGYFGIEPDGTVRHCDKFLGSADHALGNLAERSFADIRASAEMTALKQREAERWLRLRTCRWYGHCKGWCPHESHIAARRGAAGRCCGLAPVFDHFETLAGAERQRA; encoded by the coding sequence ATGAGCGTCGCCGCAATCGAGACCGCCACAGCGGGGATCGACGGCGATACCGCCGAACGGCTGGCGACCACGCTGCGGCCGGAGGAGGATGCCGTCGCGGTGCTGCTGCTAACGCGCGCGCGCGCGCTTCTGTCCTTGCTGCGAACCGGCGCGTCGGTGCCGCTGGAAGCCGCGCCGACGGACGGGCTGCCCGCCGATGTGCGGCAGGCCCTGCGCGCAAAGCCCGCCTTGCGTCCGGCGGGATGCGACGGCGCGGCGGCGCTTGCGGCGCTGGGGGAGACGCAGCGGCGCCTGCGCACGCGGCTGGCGTCCGCCGAGGCGCGGGCGTTCGATCAGCTGATCCACCTCGGCGCGGCACCCGCCAGCGGACTGGCGATGGTTCCCGCAGCGGCGCTCGGCTTGACCGACCCGGCCTTTGCGGCGGCCGAACCAGCCGATCGCGCCGCGCCGCCGACCGGTCTCGGCAGTCTGGTGCTGATCGCGAAGCTGACGCGCCATTGCAATTTGCGCTGCACCTATTGCACCGACTGGCGCGAAGGGCCGGGCAACCGGATGACCGCCGCGACGCAGGCGTTGATGGTGCGCCGTGTCGCCGAAGACCGGTCGGTCGCGACGGCGCGCTTCATTTGGCACGGCGGCGAACCGAGTCTGCTCGGTGTGCGCAGGATGCTGGGCTTTCTGTGGTTGCAGGCGCGGCTGCGGCGACCGGGGCAGGATTTTACCAATTCGATCCAGACCAATGCCGCCGCGCTGCCCGACCCGGTGGTCGCGCTGTGGCGGCTGTTCGATTTCAAGGTCAGTGTCAGCCTCGACGGCCCGCGCGCCATCCACGACCGCCAGCGGCGCACGGCACGCGGCAGCGCGTCGTTCGATGCGGTGATCGACGGGATCGCCCGGCTGCGCGAGGCGGGGGTGTTCGCCGGCGTGCTGATCGTCGTGACACCGGAGGTTGCCGCCTGCCCGGTCGAGAAGCTGGTCGGCGAGTTGGTCGACGCGGGCATCCATGCAGCAGGGTTCCTGCCAGTGCGGCCCGATGCGGGTACGGGCGAGGGACCCTATCTGCCGCCCGCCGCCTTCGCCGATTTCCTGATCCGCCTGTTCGACCTGCTCCGCACGCGCCCCGACCTGCGTTTCGATGTCCGCGAGATCGACGCGCTGCACGCCGCGTGGCAGCGGCAGGCGACGGGTTTCTGCGAACTCAATGGTCCCTGCCTTGGCGGTTATTTCGGGATCGAGCCCGACGGCACGGTGCGCCACTGCGACAAGTTTCTGGGGTCGGCGGACCACGCGCTCGGCAATCTGGCCGAACGCAGCTTCGCCGACATCCGTGCAAGCGCGGAGATGACCGCGCTGAAGCAGCGCGAGGCGGAACGCTGGCTGCGGCTGCGGACGTGCCGCTGGTACGGCCATTGCAAAGGCTGGTGCCCGCACGAAAGCCACATTGCGGCGCGGCGCGGCGCGGCGGGGCGCTGTTGCGGGCTGGCGCCGGTCTTCGATCATTTCGAGACGCTTGCAGGCGCCGAAAGGCAGCGGGCGTGA
- a CDS encoding formimidoylglutamate deiminase, whose product MASLWFERAWIGNRWERAARLRIADGRIAAIETGVAANAGDERHRVGLPGLCNVHSHGFQRGMAGLSERRSRPDDNFWSWREIMYRFLDRLTPDDVAAITAQAYVEMLEGGFTRVGEFHYLHHDPAGARYADPAEMTGAIAEAGAATGIGLTLLPVFYAHGDFGAAPPSAGQRRFLNDIDGFATLLDAARAKLSGDANIGVAPHSLRAVTPDELAAVLALSPTGPVHIHAAEQVKEVADCVAWSGARPVEWLLGNAAVDDRWCLIHSTHLDEGEAVRLAASGAVAGLCPITEANLGDGIFPAVDYLTAGGRFGVGTDSNILIDAAGELRALEYSQRLAQRARALLADEAAPFVGANLFGRAVDGGARALGVSAGLAVGHPADIMSLDLEHPCFAGTDDATLLDRWIFAARGGAIDCVWRAGEKRVESGRHVAADAVAAAYRACLDRLLA is encoded by the coding sequence ATGGCTTCGCTCTGGTTCGAACGCGCGTGGATCGGCAATCGCTGGGAAAGGGCCGCGCGGCTGCGCATCGCCGACGGGCGGATCGCTGCGATCGAAACCGGCGTTGCCGCGAACGCCGGGGATGAGCGCCATCGTGTCGGCTTGCCCGGTCTCTGCAACGTCCACAGCCACGGCTTTCAGCGCGGCATGGCGGGATTGTCCGAACGCCGCAGCCGGCCCGACGACAATTTCTGGAGCTGGCGCGAGATCATGTACCGCTTCCTCGACCGGCTGACCCCCGACGATGTCGCCGCGATCACGGCGCAGGCCTATGTCGAGATGCTCGAGGGCGGCTTTACGCGCGTCGGCGAGTTCCATTATCTCCACCACGATCCCGCGGGCGCGCGCTACGCCGATCCGGCCGAAATGACGGGTGCGATCGCCGAGGCGGGCGCGGCGACGGGCATCGGTCTGACCTTGCTGCCCGTCTTTTACGCGCACGGCGATTTCGGCGCGGCGCCGCCGAGCGCGGGGCAGCGGCGTTTCCTCAATGACATCGACGGCTTTGCCACGCTGCTCGACGCGGCGCGCGCGAAGCTGTCCGGCGACGCCAATATCGGTGTCGCTCCGCATTCGCTCCGCGCCGTGACGCCCGACGAACTGGCGGCGGTGCTGGCGCTGTCGCCGACCGGGCCCGTCCATATCCATGCCGCCGAACAGGTGAAGGAGGTTGCCGATTGTGTCGCATGGAGCGGCGCGCGACCGGTCGAATGGCTGCTGGGCAATGCCGCGGTCGATGATCGCTGGTGCCTGATCCATTCGACACATCTCGACGAAGGCGAAGCCGTGCGCCTCGCTGCCAGTGGCGCGGTGGCGGGGCTCTGCCCTATCACCGAAGCCAATCTGGGCGACGGCATTTTTCCGGCGGTCGACTATCTGACCGCCGGTGGCCGCTTCGGCGTCGGCACCGACAGCAATATCCTGATCGACGCCGCGGGCGAACTGCGCGCGCTCGAATATTCGCAGCGGCTGGCGCAGCGTGCGCGGGCGCTGCTTGCGGATGAAGCCGCGCCCTTCGTCGGCGCCAACCTGTTCGGCCGCGCGGTCGACGGCGGCGCTCGGGCGCTCGGCGTGTCCGCGGGGCTTGCCGTCGGTCATCCCGCCGACATCATGTCGCTCGACCTTGAACATCCCTGCTTTGCCGGGACCGATGATGCGACCCTGCTCGACCGCTGGATTTTCGCGGCGCGTGGCGGGGCGATCGATTGCGTCTGGCGCGCGGGCGAAAAGCGCGTCGAAAGCGGGCGCCATGTCGCGGCGGACGCTGTCGCCGCCGCCTATCGCGCCTGCCTCGACCGGCTGCTTGCATGA
- a CDS encoding UTRA domain-containing protein, whose amino-acid sequence MNPARRIRDEIAAAIRAGEWRPGDRVPIEQDLAAHYGCARATVSKALGELAAAGLIERRRKAGTFVAHPPVHSAVMTVPDLAELIAARGEAYGWTLKATRTEAEGAALCPAPALYVEGVHFAAGEPFALEARFIALGEVPDAASADFRSEAPGTWLLGHIPWTEARHVIRAVTPTRAEAAQLGVGTCAACLELDRTTWRAGRIVTHVRQLFRGDRFDLVAQFNAGA is encoded by the coding sequence ATGAACCCCGCGCGGCGCATCCGCGATGAAATCGCCGCCGCGATCCGCGCGGGCGAATGGCGCCCCGGCGACCGTGTGCCGATCGAGCAGGACCTTGCCGCGCACTATGGCTGCGCGCGCGCGACGGTGAGCAAGGCGCTTGGCGAGCTCGCCGCCGCCGGGCTGATTGAGCGCCGTCGCAAGGCGGGGACGTTCGTCGCGCATCCGCCGGTCCATTCGGCGGTGATGACGGTGCCCGACCTCGCCGAACTGATCGCCGCACGGGGCGAGGCCTATGGCTGGACGCTGAAAGCAACGCGCACCGAAGCGGAGGGCGCCGCGCTGTGCCCCGCCCCCGCGCTATACGTCGAGGGCGTGCATTTTGCGGCGGGGGAGCCCTTCGCGCTCGAAGCGCGCTTCATCGCGCTCGGCGAAGTGCCCGACGCAGCGAGTGCCGATTTTCGGTCGGAGGCGCCTGGCACCTGGCTGCTTGGCCATATTCCGTGGACCGAGGCGCGGCATGTGATCCGCGCGGTGACGCCGACGCGGGCGGAGGCGGCGCAATTGGGTGTCGGGACGTGCGCCGCCTGTCTCGAACTCGACCGCACCACCTGGCGCGCGGGGCGGATTGTCACCCACGTCAGGCAGTTGTTCCGCGGCGACCGCTTCGACCTCGTCGCCCAATTCAACGCCGGGGCGTGA
- a CDS encoding RiPP maturation radical SAM C-methyltransferase, translating into MNAPVKRPRHRAVAAEEAAPETKEAASARSGHSIALVAAPFNSFRRPSIQVGLLAAIARQCGWSARTHHLFLDFAVMIGSEFYETIANDRGVAVGDWLFSVEAFGSAAPDPDGRALLAAFDLKDAGQLLVVRRDVVPRFVRLAAEEIARSNPTVVGFTSTFQQTAAAIAIARRLRAMLPHARFLFGGANFERDMAAEWIAHVPEVELVLSGEADDSFPALLRAIDAGEGMDRVTGLSWRDADGAVRQNKPARMITALDRNPTPDYGEYFDRAEYLGLVQIGLRNDVRIPFESARGCWWGEHSHCVFCGLNALTMKFRSKSPERVWDELAELAERYRSYHFEAVDNIVDRGYREALLPRLAASDATYDIFYEVKSNLKPDEIRDMADAGIRTIQPGIESLSTPVLKLMRKGVRGLDNVNLLRWSAHYGVAVSWNVLWGFPGEKAEFYAEQVDLFQHLHHLQPPSAGLRVWLERYSPLFKDEASFPKIRRKPERSLDFIVPTRIDKEAIAYFFEYELENTLSDSDFDGMAEAIGVWKEAWMRDWRPQLRYFSSPGVVTVEDSRHAPEPRLTRLTGRDASIFQALLEKPLSAGRVAEMIDEPLQRVERSLRLLSHEGLIASEGGLHLSLPLPARRR; encoded by the coding sequence ATGAATGCCCCCGTCAAGAGGCCGCGCCACCGCGCGGTCGCCGCGGAGGAGGCTGCGCCCGAAACGAAGGAAGCGGCGTCGGCGCGATCGGGACATTCGATCGCGCTGGTCGCCGCACCCTTCAACTCCTTTCGCCGCCCCTCGATCCAGGTCGGCCTGCTCGCCGCGATCGCGCGCCAATGTGGCTGGAGCGCGCGCACACATCATTTGTTCCTCGATTTCGCGGTGATGATCGGCAGCGAATTTTACGAAACTATCGCCAATGATCGCGGCGTTGCAGTGGGCGACTGGTTGTTTTCGGTCGAAGCCTTTGGCTCGGCCGCACCCGACCCCGACGGACGTGCCCTGCTCGCCGCCTTCGACCTCAAGGATGCCGGGCAGCTGTTGGTCGTCCGGCGCGACGTCGTGCCGCGTTTCGTCCGGCTGGCTGCCGAGGAGATCGCGCGATCGAACCCCACGGTCGTCGGCTTCACCTCGACCTTTCAGCAGACCGCCGCCGCGATCGCGATCGCCCGGCGGCTGCGGGCGATGCTGCCGCACGCCCGCTTCCTGTTCGGCGGCGCCAATTTCGAACGCGACATGGCGGCCGAATGGATCGCGCATGTGCCCGAGGTCGAACTGGTGTTGAGCGGCGAAGCCGACGACAGCTTTCCGGCGCTTCTCCGCGCCATCGACGCAGGGGAAGGAATGGACCGCGTCACCGGGCTGAGCTGGCGCGACGCCGACGGTGCGGTGCGGCAGAACAAGCCCGCAAGGATGATCACGGCGCTCGATCGCAATCCGACACCCGACTATGGCGAATATTTCGACCGCGCCGAATATCTTGGCCTCGTTCAGATCGGGCTGCGCAACGATGTCCGTATCCCCTTTGAAAGCGCGCGCGGGTGCTGGTGGGGCGAGCATAGCCACTGCGTCTTTTGCGGGCTCAACGCGCTGACGATGAAGTTCCGCTCAAAGTCGCCCGAGCGGGTTTGGGACGAGCTGGCCGAACTCGCCGAAAGATATCGGAGTTATCATTTCGAGGCTGTCGATAACATCGTCGATCGCGGCTACCGCGAGGCGCTGCTTCCCAGGCTGGCGGCCAGCGACGCGACCTATGACATTTTTTATGAGGTCAAGTCGAACCTGAAGCCCGACGAGATCCGCGACATGGCGGACGCGGGAATCCGCACGATCCAGCCGGGAATCGAAAGCCTGTCGACCCCGGTGCTCAAGCTGATGCGCAAGGGCGTGCGCGGGCTGGACAATGTGAACCTGCTACGCTGGTCGGCCCATTATGGCGTCGCGGTGAGCTGGAATGTGTTGTGGGGATTTCCGGGCGAAAAAGCCGAATTTTATGCCGAACAGGTGGATTTGTTCCAGCATCTGCACCATTTGCAGCCGCCGTCGGCGGGGCTGCGCGTGTGGCTGGAACGCTATAGCCCCTTGTTCAAGGACGAAGCGAGCTTTCCCAAGATACGCCGCAAGCCCGAACGCTCGCTCGACTTCATCGTGCCGACGCGGATCGACAAGGAAGCGATCGCCTATTTCTTTGAATATGAGCTGGAAAATACGCTGTCCGACAGCGACTTCGACGGCATGGCCGAGGCGATCGGGGTGTGGAAGGAAGCGTGGATGCGCGACTGGCGCCCCCAACTGCGCTATTTCTCGTCGCCCGGCGTCGTCACCGTCGAGGACAGCCGCCACGCGCCCGAACCGCGGCTGACGCGGCTGACCGGACGCGACGCCAGCATATTCCAGGCGCTGCTCGAAAAGCCGCTGAGCGCCGGGCGCGTCGCCGAGATGATCGACGAACCGCTCCAGCGCGTCGAACGATCGCTGCGCCTGCTGAGCCACGAAGGGCTGATCGCGAGCGAAGGCGGGCTGCACCTGTCGCTGCCGTTGCCGGCGCGACGGCGATGA
- a CDS encoding JmjC domain-containing protein → MLETAPSPVADRARLLCGGDAHAVAPLLDALASSSALAAGVRLLRGRGAGWAGTPRALAMRLAATLRPWPGRDEIRAFDSRAGTVTARDLGKAIVDPNRVADTIDSDGTVVFQKIDGLDFHWHRLARAFEGATRRPAQVNAYAGAPDAPGLAWHRDPHDVLVLQLAGTKIFAVERDAGAIDIPLAPGDLLWLDRGVRHRATNGSAGSIHASLGLLHWMRDAMAVPVIDRRPLAPPLPACPLSAEERGAALLDWRPFRDLPPDVAGGEHLRPDLLALIHPAEGGSLVDLGGFRRALGAQEAAMIEAGRCPPSVRPWLGARFAPAATWPELLAPLEPGDM, encoded by the coding sequence ATGCTTGAGACCGCGCCATCGCCCGTCGCGGATCGGGCCCGCCTGCTTTGCGGTGGCGATGCGCATGCCGTCGCCCCGCTGCTCGATGCACTGGCGTCGTCGTCGGCGCTTGCCGCGGGCGTGCGTTTGCTGCGCGGTCGCGGCGCGGGGTGGGCAGGGACGCCGCGCGCTCTCGCGATGCGGCTGGCGGCCACCCTGCGGCCGTGGCCCGGCCGCGACGAGATACGCGCGTTCGACAGCCGCGCGGGCACGGTCACCGCGCGCGATCTGGGGAAAGCGATCGTCGATCCGAACCGTGTCGCCGATACGATCGACAGCGACGGCACGGTGGTGTTCCAGAAAATCGACGGCCTCGATTTTCACTGGCACCGGCTGGCGCGCGCGTTTGAGGGCGCGACGCGCCGACCCGCGCAGGTCAACGCCTATGCGGGCGCGCCGGACGCGCCGGGACTCGCGTGGCACCGCGACCCGCACGACGTGCTGGTCCTGCAACTCGCGGGCACCAAAATCTTTGCGGTCGAGCGGGACGCGGGCGCCATCGACATTCCGCTGGCGCCCGGCGATCTATTGTGGCTGGACCGGGGTGTCCGGCATCGCGCGACGAACGGCTCGGCCGGGTCGATCCATGCCTCGCTTGGCCTGCTCCACTGGATGCGCGATGCGATGGCGGTGCCGGTCATCGACCGGCGGCCGCTGGCTCCGCCGCTTCCCGCCTGTCCGCTGAGCGCCGAAGAACGCGGCGCGGCGCTGCTCGACTGGCGCCCGTTTCGTGACCTGCCCCCCGATGTGGCGGGCGGCGAGCATCTGCGGCCCGACCTGCTCGCGCTGATCCACCCCGCCGAGGGCGGGTCCCTGGTCGACCTTGGCGGGTTTCGCCGTGCGCTCGGCGCGCAGGAAGCGGCGATGATCGAAGCGGGGCGCTGTCCGCCGAGCGTGCGACCGTGGCTCGGCGCGCGGTTCGCGCCCGCCGCGACATGGCCGGAGCTGCTCGCGCCGCTCGAACCGGGGGATATGTGA
- the hutI gene encoding imidazolonepropionase yields the protein MTHRRDTVQMEQRWTNARLATMAGDDLGLIDDGVVAAKDGRIIYAGPAKDAPATQGAVHDCEGRLITPGLIDCHTHLIHGGNRANEWAMRLEGASYDEIARAGGGIVSTMRATRDASEAELVASALPRLDALIAEGVTTIEIKSGYGLSTNDELKMLRAARALANIRAIRVEPTFLGAHALPPEYQGDSDAYIDLVVGEMIPAVASLATAVDAFCEGIGFSPEQCARVLAAAKAHGLKVKLHAEQLSALHGSALAARHGALSADHLEHATDEDVRAMAEAGSVAVLLPGAYYFMRETRLPPVQAMRRHGTRIALATDNNPGTSPTSSLLLMLNMGATLFGLTVIEALRGVTVNAAAALGLSAEIGTIEVGKACDLAIWDVGDPAELVYRIGFNPLHQRIKDGQ from the coding sequence ATGACGCATCGGCGCGACACTGTCCAGATGGAGCAACGCTGGACGAACGCCCGACTCGCGACGATGGCCGGTGACGATCTCGGCCTGATCGACGATGGCGTGGTCGCGGCAAAGGATGGCCGCATCATCTATGCCGGTCCGGCGAAGGACGCGCCTGCGACGCAAGGTGCGGTCCATGACTGCGAGGGCCGCCTGATCACGCCCGGCCTGATCGACTGCCACACCCATCTGATACATGGCGGCAACCGTGCGAACGAATGGGCGATGAGGCTCGAAGGTGCGAGCTATGACGAGATCGCCCGCGCGGGCGGCGGCATCGTCTCGACGATGCGCGCGACGCGCGACGCGAGCGAAGCCGAACTGGTCGCGAGCGCCCTCCCCCGCCTCGACGCGCTGATCGCCGAGGGTGTGACGACGATCGAGATCAAGTCAGGCTATGGGCTCTCGACCAACGACGAGTTGAAGATGCTGCGCGCCGCGCGCGCGCTCGCCAACATCCGCGCGATCCGCGTCGAGCCGACCTTCCTCGGCGCGCACGCGCTGCCTCCCGAATATCAAGGCGACAGCGACGCCTATATCGACCTCGTCGTGGGCGAGATGATCCCGGCCGTGGCCTCGCTAGCCACCGCGGTCGACGCCTTTTGCGAAGGCATCGGCTTTTCGCCCGAACAGTGCGCGCGCGTCCTTGCCGCCGCGAAGGCCCATGGGCTCAAGGTCAAGCTCCACGCCGAACAATTGTCGGCGCTCCACGGCAGCGCGCTCGCCGCGCGGCACGGCGCATTGTCCGCCGACCATCTCGAACATGCGACCGACGAGGATGTGCGCGCGATGGCCGAAGCCGGCAGCGTCGCGGTGCTGCTCCCCGGCGCCTATTATTTCATGCGCGAAACCAGACTGCCGCCCGTCCAGGCAATGCGCCGCCATGGGACGCGCATCGCGCTGGCGACCGACAACAACCCCGGAACCTCGCCGACGAGTTCGCTGCTGCTGATGCTCAACATGGGCGCGACCTTGTTCGGGCTGACCGTCATCGAAGCGCTGCGCGGCGTGACGGTCAACGCCGCCGCCGCGCTCGGCCTGTCGGCGGAGATCGGCACGATTGAGGTCGGCAAGGCCTGCGACCTCGCCATCTGGGACGTCGGCGACCCCGCCGAGCTGGTCTATCGCATCGGCTTCAACCCGCTGCACCAACGTATCAAGGACGGACAATGA